The Vicia villosa cultivar HV-30 ecotype Madison, WI linkage group LG1, Vvil1.0, whole genome shotgun sequence genome includes a region encoding these proteins:
- the LOC131614991 gene encoding co-chaperone protein p23-1-like, whose protein sequence is MGQRSQNLKISVLPSTFTVTQSSKKKNNLETTAFALHHHHHQNPKTRLQLSDTQLPKNLGFYSFFFSQTNMSRHPEIKWAQRVDKVYITVQLPDSKNAKVDLTPDGVFTFSATAGAGDHLYELNLPLFDKVNVEESKINVGVRSIFCVVQKAEEEWWKRLLKAEGKPPHYVKVDWDKWVDEDEDAGPGDLDLGGMDFSQFGGGDDAVGDDFDYSDDEGQEVSNPGKEEDGDKEGGSAVGKEAGKSTVEEATPST, encoded by the exons ATGGGCCAAAGGTCACAAAATCTTAAGATCAGTGTTCTTCCATCCACTTTCACTGTTACGCAATCTAGTAAAAAGAAGAACAATCTAGAAACAACAGCTTTTGCattgcatcatcatcatcatcaaaatccgAAAACGAGGTTACAATTGTCTGATACTCAGTTACCAAAGAATCTAGGGTTTTACAGCTTCTTCTTCTCCCAAACAAATATGAG TCGCCATCCGGAGATCAAGTGGGCTCAAAGGGTTGACAAAGTTTATATCACGGTTCAGTTGCCGGATTCCAAAAATGCGAAAGTGGACCTTACTCCGGATGGTGTTTTTACTTTTTCTGCCACTGCTGGTGCTGGAGACCATTTGTATGAGCTCAATTTGCCACTCTTTGATAAGGTTAATGTAGAG GAGAGCAAAATTAATGTAGGGGTGAGAAGCATATTCTGTGTTGTGCAGAAGGCTGAAGAAGAATGGTGGAAAAGGTTACTGAAAGCAGAAGGGAAGCCTCCACATTACGTGAAAGTAGATTGGGATAAATGggtggatgaagatgaagatgcgg GTCCCGGTGACCTAGACTTGGGAGGGATGGATTTCTCG CAATTTGGTGGGGGTGACGATGCTGTGGGTGATGATTTTGATTACAGTGATGATGAAG GGCAAGAAGTATCAAATCCTGGAAAAGAAGAGGATGGTGATAAGGAGGGAGGTTCTGCTGTTGGAAAAGAAGCTGGCAAGAGCACTGTTGAAGAAGCTACTCCGAGCACATAA